The Elaeis guineensis isolate ETL-2024a chromosome 12, EG11, whole genome shotgun sequence sequence CATCGCAGTCCACCTCGTCAGGGACGTCTTCAAGACGCGCAACAAGATGTTGGCCGTCGTGGTGACATCCGAGTCCATCAGTCCAAACTGGTACTCGGGGAACGACAAGTCCATGATGCTGGGGAACTGCCTCTTCCGCTCCGGCGGCTGTTCCATGCTCCTCACCAACGATCCCGCGCTGAAGCACCGCGCCAAGATGAGCCTCAGGTGCCTCCTCCGCACCCACATCGGTGCCAGCGACGACGCCCACAGCTGCGCCATGCAGAAGGAGGACGACGTCGGACGCATCGGCTTCTACCTCAGCAAGAGCCTCCCCAAGGCCGCGGTGCGCGCCTTCTCGGAGAACCTCCAAACGCTAGCTCCGCAGGTGCTCCCCGTTAGGGAGCTCCTCCTTTACATCGCTCGGGGTGTCCGGCGCCGGATGCTGAACGGCGGCAGCAAAGATCCGACGGCGGCGGCGCGAGTGAACTTCAAGGCCGGGGTGGAGCACTTCTGCCTCCACACCGGGGGGTCGGCGGTGATCGAGGGCGTGGGGAGGAGTCTGGGGCTCAGCAAGTATGACCTGGAGCCAGCGAGGATGACGCTGCACCGGTGGGGGAACACGTCGGCGAGCAGCGTGTGGTACGTGCTGGGTTACATGGAAGCCAAGAAGAGGTTGCGGAGGAGGGACAGGGTGCTGATGATAAGCTTCGGGGCGGGGTTCAAGTGCAACAGTTGCTTGTGGGAGGTGCTGAGAGACCTGGAGGGTGGGGGCGTGTGGGAGGACTGCATCCAGAGCTACCCTCCTCAAACCCTAGCGAACCCCTTCATGGAGAGGTACGGATGGATCAATGAGGACTAACCTCTCCGTCTGTAGTTCATTTCCcgttttctttctttcatgtttTTGGGAAATGAATAGACACAGATGTGTTCATGCGTGGTATGGTCTGTGTTTTTACTTttgtcatttctttctttttttttcttttttttcccctacAATTCTCACTCTTTGTTGATTGGTTTTAAACGTTTGAATAAGCTGCCGTTGGACCTATcaaaatagataaataatttattattctgTTGATTTATCGGCTTGGTGTGGGACCACCATTATCAGAAGTGGTACACGTATCATGCCGTGAGTGGAGGTGACAGGGATAGTAGAGTTTCGTTGATGATAGCTGGTTCGCTGCATCGGGGTTCTATGCAAGGGGTGCACTCCACGAGCATAGGTCTTCGGTTTTTAATTTCAGATATTAATGCTGGATCTGACATACACATGTTCTTAGACTAGACTGGGTCATGGCCTCATGGACATAGGTACGTATCCATTAGTTACTTCGCTGTACACCGGTAGAAGCAGTGTTGGCGTCCCcccttttttttccttatttttgggTAAATTTTAACTTTTCTCCTCGATGTACTGCATGTCACTTTCTCTGCAGAGTAAGATCTACTGCATGTCATTAATAGCTCTTCTTAGTTTCAAGGATGCGAATCTCTTTTGGGACCACGATGGGACTGATTGAGCCATCGAACAGTGAGATATGGTACCGGGCCCGCATATCCATGCACGCGAAGCTAGCGTAAAGCTGGCGCACTGTTAGATGATAAATTTTGGAAATTAACGATACATAGAATGGATGTTAAAATGTAATAAGAATTCTTAATAAAATTGGTACTTTTAATTGATGTTTAATACGTGCAAGACTTAAGTACGgtcttaattaatataatttaatgcaAAACTGTAGCTAAGGATGAAATAATAGCGCAGATCAGAACCAAGCGACAGATATAGAAATCATATTCATCGGAGTCGTCTTTCAGTTATAGGAATGACCCTTTGTTCTGCCGTTCACTTCTAGATCAGAAAACACACCTcctaaaaccttttttttttttttttgggagcgaAAACCTGGGTTCCAATCAAGTAATTAAGCGATAAGAGTGAAGTAAAATGCCAATTTTATGGTTATATATTATTGTAAATctcatttatcaaaaaaaaattattgtaaaccTCTCTTTATCCCCACTTTATTTTGGGGTACATGAGTCCAAGCCAAGGACCGATTCTGGCTATCAGGATACAGCGCCGCAGCGTAAGAAATCAATATCCCCGTTCTGGGTGCAGCATCCTTCTGACATCGATTTGGCGGTACAGTCCGCTTTACAGCTTTGTTCACTGTATTTGAGCTGCTCCCAACGGCAGTGATCCCTATCtaccgcaaaaaaaaaaaaaaaaaaaaaaaaaaacagagggtaAGATAATTCTTTCAAATCAGAGACACGTCTTGAAGACACCATAATTGTTATTTATTGGCCTACCGGACGCCAATCTGCTGTCGCGTAGCAAAAATATTTTTACCTTTTCTTTTTGTAAGTACATACCATTTGATTTTTAATATCATACTTCTTACCGTCCAAAATAAATTTTCCGCGTGATATGTCGTGCAAGTGGAAGAGACGCCTTTAGCTTATGAGTACGGTCAGTTTgatgttattattttatttttttaatattttcgatttttaatttttttttaactgttTCAACAgtgatttataaaattttatgtattttttaaaaaattttattatcaaaatttatcaaatttaattttgatgtagtATCAGAAATAAAAAGGGTAGAGTGAATTTGTCATCTGCGGTTCGAATGGAAGATTTTTGATGGCTAATGGGTCTCATCCTTTTGAGCTTTCAGTTCTGACGGCGAAGCTTTATATTGTTTGGACAAGTATCATCTTTGCCAGATAGAAGCTTTacgcaaaaaatatttttctagaaAATAACTCTGCTACCATTATTTCTTGGATTCAAAGAGATGCTAGACAGTTCGAGGGTCATCCACTTATTCGAGATGTCTGGATCTCTCTTCGTCAAACTGTTGCAGTGCGAGTCCAACATATTTATCGGAAGACGAATACTGCAGTAGATTGGGTAGCGGCTTTTATTACTGGACACTCCGATAATTGGCTATGGAGACAGGATGATGATTGCCCGCTAATCTTGTGGGATTTTATATATCTTGATTTTCTGGATTGCTCTCAAATTAGATTAGTGTGATTGTTCATTTGtactaaaaaagaaaagaagacacCGGAGGAGCAAAGTTTGGAAGGCAGGGCCGCAGAGGTGTATCTTATTTTTTGAATTCCAAATGATAAGAGCTATATGATTAAAGTTGTTAGAGAGGTAGTATATCGCCTGAGTCGAAGATGTAAATTTATCAAGTATACTGATGTGTCACTACATCATTCTCGaagatgaatgagtatgatctcaGTGATAGATGCATCATTTTAAAACAGTGAAACTTCGGGGGGCTCGTGAAGCTACATCAGAAGAGGTCATTCAGTACGTAATGAGGCAACAATAAATCCTGATAACTTTGAACTCAACCGATCCATGCTTTTCGACTGATTCCTTAGGATGGAGCTTTTTAACAGAAAATCCTGACTTTAACTGTCGATTCTTGTTTCAACTGATCCCACCTTTGATCGCCAATTCACTATCTATCGATTTCTGCTTCAGTTACACATCCTAGCCACCAGTATTGGAGCGGCCCTCATTTTCACTTGCTATGCTACTCACCTATCCAAAGCTTGGCAGCGAGGACAAATCCCATCTGAAAGTTCtgcattttttttcaaattcaaaacGGTTTGGCTGGCTCTGAAGCAAATAAGGCAGGTATAACTGTCATACCCTATAATCCCGGCCCTAAATCTTGCTACGACGCGCATCTGAATCGGTCGGGATAAACTGAAAATAACACCCTTAAATGACTCTCGtcctcatctataaataaagatctCAAAAGGATCTTCTGGGTACGTACACTATCTCTCTCGCATgctctttctctttattttttaagagtTTCCGTCGAGACCAACTCCGATTAGAACTTATCTTGCAGGTCTTCTTTTTAGAAGAATACATCTGTCCCTCGACTCCAGCCTCCCCGACCAAAAGCTGGATTGCAGAGGCAACAAAAGTCAAGTTGGATTTTATACTGGTAGCTGTATCTATCTTCTTCATAATTAGAGGCTCTAGATATTTAGATGAAGCATTTCCAAAAACCTAAAGCTACTTTGTCTTCTTCCCTGGATTACACAGTACAGATTTGTCACCCTCCTTTCCCTCTACCGTGAAGTTTCTGCTTATGGTTCACAGATTCCTCCTTGCCCAGCTGTCCATACTTTATGTTCGCTATGTCTTTGTTTAGCTTTTGTTCCAATTTCAGCAGGCAGACGctataccttttgtaatgatgtatgCTTATCCTTGATGTGAGATTTCGACTGATGCCGAAGGAATTGGAGTGGATAGTCGAGATTGATCTTTTGGGGGTAAGATCTATTAGAAAAGTCCTAACCAGAGGCAGCTCCGATGAgaaccctccgatacttaagtcaataTCTCGTTTAATGGAGGGAAGAGTGTGAGAGGCAGAATAATGGCGTACATTAGGATCTCTTTTTTCACGccttcttatagataaagtcCAGAGGCTGTTAGACCTACCGTCCGCCCACTAATTAGATTGTTAGTTATGGATGTCAGTCATGCCACGTGACCACGTTTTGAAAGTTTGTCAGAATATCTTGTCCGTCATGTTCTAAAAGTTTGTTAGGATACTGTCCGATTGCCCAAGTGATCCGGTTGATCGATGGGTTTGAATTAGCCAGGCTGACTGGGGGCTTTGTCAGTAATCCTAAGGCCCTGGAGGGGTAGTCATTAATAGCTATCAGTTGGTGAAGGGGCGATAGTGGCTACTAAAAGAGTCATTGAGCAAGTTGATGAATAGAACTGAGGGATCGGATGTTACGACTAGCTCTCTGGGGGGAGAGCCCCCAGTTGAGAGCTAGGCTAATCATTGGGGATGAAGCTCGCTCGCTGACGATGCTTCTTTGATCGGAGGTTTCTGGCTATGGATAGATGCTTAGTCGATCTATACTGCTCGCAAATGGGTTGAGGGTTGGCCCTAGCGAGTAGGCCATCGGGGGGCCACTGGTGCCTCCGAGCAAGAGTCGTCAAATCATGTCGATGGATTCTCGACATCGGCTTATGCTCGGATAATGGGCCGGAGATTAATTAAAGCCCAATACAGTTGGAGGTCGATGGTGTGTTGGCCACGACCTTTA is a genomic window containing:
- the LOC105055737 gene encoding 3-ketoacyl-CoA synthase 12; protein product: MELLSAITCAILLLYSFFLAWRFFERRRNQNCYLLDYICFKASNERMISTELSGDIIRRNENLGFPEYKFLLKVIVNSGIGEQTYGPKNIIDGRENSPTYEDAISEMDDCFNATLDELFRKSGFAPSDIDMLVVNVSMFSPAPSLSSRIVHRYGMREDIKVFNLSGMGCSASLIAVHLVRDVFKTRNKMLAVVVTSESISPNWYSGNDKSMMLGNCLFRSGGCSMLLTNDPALKHRAKMSLRCLLRTHIGASDDAHSCAMQKEDDVGRIGFYLSKSLPKAAVRAFSENLQTLAPQVLPVRELLLYIARGVRRRMLNGGSKDPTAAARVNFKAGVEHFCLHTGGSAVIEGVGRSLGLSKYDLEPARMTLHRWGNTSASSVWYVLGYMEAKKRLRRRDRVLMISFGAGFKCNSCLWEVLRDLEGGGVWEDCIQSYPPQTLANPFMERYGWINED